A stretch of Stenotrophomonas indicatrix DNA encodes these proteins:
- a CDS encoding DUF6766 family protein: MWKRNGLSLALLALMLLFLGGQVAAGLQVHNEELLQHGRTPLDLWQYLHSGHFMSATFENWESEFLQMGMYVLLTVSLRQRGSAESRPIDPAQEQERVEDGPTPWPVRRGGVWKALYGHSLAIAFGLMFLLSFILHAIGSWRSQCVEQQLQGLPAPGFLEHVLGSTFWFESMQNWQSEFLAVLSLVVLTIFLRQKDSPQSKPVQAPHSQTGD; this comes from the coding sequence ATGTGGAAACGCAATGGTCTGTCACTGGCGTTGCTGGCGCTCATGCTGCTGTTCCTGGGGGGACAGGTGGCTGCGGGACTGCAGGTCCACAACGAGGAACTGCTGCAGCATGGCAGGACGCCGCTTGATCTGTGGCAGTACCTGCACAGCGGTCACTTCATGAGCGCCACGTTCGAGAACTGGGAAAGCGAATTCCTGCAGATGGGCATGTACGTGCTGTTGACCGTCTCCCTGCGTCAACGGGGCTCTGCCGAGTCGCGCCCGATTGACCCGGCACAGGAACAGGAGCGCGTGGAAGACGGCCCTACGCCCTGGCCGGTGCGACGTGGCGGAGTGTGGAAGGCGCTGTACGGCCACTCACTGGCCATCGCATTCGGGCTGATGTTCCTGCTCAGCTTCATCCTGCACGCCATCGGCAGCTGGCGCTCGCAGTGCGTTGAGCAGCAATTGCAGGGGCTGCCGGCACCGGGCTTCCTTGAGCATGTGCTGGGCAGCACGTTCTGGTTCGAGTCGATGCAGAACTGGCAGAGTGAATTCCTGGCCGTGCTGTCACTGGTGGTACTGACCATCTTCCTGCGGCAGAAGGACTCGCCGCAGTCGAAACCGGTGCAGGCCCCGCACTCGCAGACCGGCGACTGA
- a CDS encoding glycosyltransferase produces the protein MIGVLVPAHDEAATIGRCLRSLQKAARHPGLNGCEVRIVVALDACSDSTAAICRELQVETIDLQARCVGAARAAAAARLLQQGARWLASTDADGTVPPQWLAAQLDARSDAFCGVVDVAASGRRSRHLRRLFRRSERWGDGHGRVHGANLGVSAQAYRAVGGFAALGCGEDVDLVRRLSAAGASVRWAGAPVVTTSARLLGRARGGFADYLAGLTLEQQSAPAVCQLTGTG, from the coding sequence ATGATCGGCGTGCTGGTGCCCGCGCATGACGAGGCCGCCACGATCGGCCGCTGCCTGCGCTCACTGCAGAAGGCGGCCCGGCACCCTGGCCTGAACGGATGCGAGGTACGCATCGTAGTGGCACTGGATGCCTGCAGTGATTCGACGGCGGCCATCTGCAGGGAGCTGCAGGTGGAAACCATCGACCTGCAGGCGCGTTGTGTCGGCGCTGCCCGCGCTGCTGCAGCTGCGCGGCTGCTGCAGCAGGGAGCACGGTGGCTGGCAAGCACCGATGCCGACGGCACCGTGCCGCCGCAGTGGCTTGCGGCGCAGCTGGATGCCCGCAGTGATGCGTTCTGTGGCGTAGTGGACGTGGCCGCCAGCGGCCGCCGCAGCCGCCATCTGCGCAGGCTGTTCCGGCGCAGCGAGCGCTGGGGCGATGGCCATGGGCGGGTGCACGGCGCCAACCTGGGTGTTTCGGCGCAGGCCTACCGTGCTGTCGGCGGTTTCGCCGCGCTGGGCTGTGGCGAAGACGTGGACCTGGTACGTCGGCTGTCGGCGGCGGGCGCCAGCGTGCGCTGGGCCGGGGCCCCGGTCGTGACCACCAGCGCCCGCCTGCTGGGACGGGCGCGCGGCGGTTTCGCCGACTATCTTGCCGGGCTGACGCTGGAACAGCAGAGCGCCCCTGCCGTCTGTCAGCTGACCGGCACCGGCTGA